In Leuconostocaceae bacterium ESL0723, the following proteins share a genomic window:
- a CDS encoding flavodoxin, with product MPENSPLTAQVVFATITGNNEAVADVIIADLEAAGVQVKKTEISQTEVDELAQVDIAIIVPYTYDGGSLPDEGLDFYDDLADIDLSQVIYGVAGSGDLYYEDTYCLALDSFDTQIQKSGAKKGADIVRVDLRPEEEDKKHLQVFVDDLIAAAQATKQ from the coding sequence ATGCCAGAAAATTCACCCCTAACCGCCCAAGTTGTCTTTGCCACCATCACCGGCAACAACGAGGCCGTGGCCGATGTGATTATCGCCGACTTAGAGGCGGCCGGGGTTCAGGTTAAAAAAACCGAAATCAGTCAGACCGAAGTTGATGAACTAGCCCAAGTCGACATTGCCATCATTGTCCCCTACACCTACGACGGTGGTTCCCTGCCCGACGAGGGTCTGGATTTTTACGATGACCTAGCCGACATTGACCTCAGCCAAGTAATCTATGGGGTGGCTGGTTCCGGTGATCTTTACTACGAAGATACCTACTGCCTGGCCCTAGATAGTTTCGATACGCAGATTCAGAAAAGCGGGGCCAAAAAGGGTGCTGACATTGTCCGTGTCGACCTACGACCAGAAGAAGAGGATAAAAAGCACCTCCAGGTCTTTGTCGATGACTTAATCGCAGCGGCCCAAGCTACTAAGCAATAA